Proteins from a genomic interval of Paenibacillus sp. FSL H8-0048:
- a CDS encoding serine hydrolase domain-containing protein, which translates to MNLRERRTRKTSLRTASAKYSLAAAALVMTMLAPMSAMAAPAAGALQPGLYTATQKLAEDKAALLTETYGVPSVQYALIDHGKIVVSGQAGKNDLNGKRPLTSNTIYGVGSTSKMMLTASVMKLVDEGRVDLDTPVVNYIPDFKMKDSRYTQITPRMLLNHSSGLLGKPGPNVALYNDNDSYAHDHLLAQLATQNLKADPGAFSVYCNDGFTLAEILVERVSGMSYTTFLHKYITKPLDMNHTRTPRDPMDLKAMAGIYSPTYEGQLPQENYTVLGSGGVFSTAEDLVRFSQIFTAQNKGILSKDSLTAMAQPEYRKGMWPPASDGSLAYGLGWDSVELFPFNQYGIQALVKGGDTMSYHSSLVVLPELNLAAAVISSDGSSLINQMMASELLLRVLQDKQIIKQLKPEQSFGTPVPAVMPKEVSQYAGLYGNSALLKAEITPAGELSVAASGVPDSAVQKYTYTADGSFVNKEGTEKIKFVVEKNGRTYMWSRSYISEPELGQAATSEYSAEKLDPNPLSAEVADAWEKRNNTRYYSISEKYSSMLYQYGLGVIPVSLDKNAPGYIYNNKILSANQALNEQQIPGMAGRDNMQIDFYTDNGIEYMTVAGSLYVSEQAVTDLYAGAKSSATISASGYAKWYSVPKAAQGKLMTVKLPANSSFAVYDQAGICVNHTVVSGKNQVLLPEQGKIVFAGGAGAKFQITLKK; encoded by the coding sequence ATGAATCTAAGAGAGAGAAGAACCAGGAAGACAAGCCTACGCACAGCAAGCGCAAAATATTCTTTGGCAGCAGCAGCGCTCGTAATGACTATGCTTGCTCCCATGTCTGCTATGGCTGCACCGGCCGCCGGGGCGCTCCAGCCCGGCCTATACACTGCCACTCAGAAGCTGGCGGAGGACAAGGCGGCTCTGCTGACAGAAACATACGGTGTTCCAAGTGTACAGTATGCGTTAATCGATCATGGCAAGATTGTAGTCTCAGGCCAGGCAGGCAAAAACGACCTGAACGGCAAGCGTCCCCTTACGTCCAATACCATATACGGGGTAGGCTCCACGAGTAAAATGATGCTTACCGCTTCTGTGATGAAGCTTGTAGATGAAGGGAGAGTAGACCTGGACACTCCCGTAGTGAACTACATTCCGGATTTCAAGATGAAGGACAGCCGGTACACGCAGATCACCCCGCGTATGCTGCTCAATCATTCCTCCGGCCTGCTCGGCAAACCGGGTCCGAATGTGGCGCTCTATAACGATAATGATTCGTACGCACACGATCATTTGCTGGCTCAACTGGCTACTCAGAACCTGAAAGCAGATCCGGGAGCCTTCTCCGTCTACTGCAACGATGGCTTCACCTTGGCTGAGATTCTGGTCGAACGGGTCAGCGGCATGAGCTACACGACATTTTTACACAAGTACATCACTAAGCCTCTGGATATGAATCATACCAGAACCCCGCGTGATCCTATGGATCTCAAAGCAATGGCCGGTATCTATTCTCCGACTTATGAGGGGCAGCTTCCCCAGGAGAATTACACTGTTCTCGGTTCGGGCGGCGTCTTCTCTACAGCAGAGGATCTGGTTAGATTCTCACAGATTTTCACAGCCCAGAACAAGGGGATTCTCTCGAAGGATTCCTTAACGGCCATGGCTCAGCCAGAGTACAGAAAAGGCATGTGGCCGCCAGCAAGCGACGGCTCCTTGGCTTATGGCTTAGGCTGGGACAGCGTAGAACTGTTTCCCTTCAACCAATACGGAATCCAGGCGCTGGTCAAAGGCGGAGACACCATGTCCTATCACTCCTCGTTAGTGGTACTCCCGGAATTGAACCTGGCTGCAGCTGTAATCTCTTCAGACGGTTCAAGCTTGATCAATCAAATGATGGCAAGTGAACTGCTCCTCCGTGTGCTTCAGGACAAACAAATCATTAAGCAGTTGAAGCCGGAACAATCCTTCGGGACTCCAGTACCCGCCGTTATGCCCAAGGAAGTCTCTCAATATGCCGGTCTCTATGGCAACTCTGCGTTGTTAAAGGCAGAGATCACTCCGGCAGGGGAACTGTCTGTAGCAGCGAGCGGCGTGCCGGACAGTGCTGTGCAGAAGTATACGTACACAGCCGACGGCTCTTTTGTAAATAAAGAAGGAACGGAAAAAATAAAATTCGTGGTGGAGAAAAATGGGCGTACCTATATGTGGTCCCGTTCTTATATAAGTGAACCGGAGCTTGGACAGGCGGCGACCTCTGAGTATAGTGCGGAGAAGCTTGATCCCAATCCCTTGTCTGCAGAGGTTGCAGACGCATGGGAGAAGCGGAACAACACCCGATATTATTCGATATCCGAGAAGTATTCATCGATGCTCTATCAATACGGGCTGGGGGTTATACCAGTGAGCTTGGACAAGAATGCACCGGGATATATTTACAATAATAAAATTCTGAGCGCCAATCAGGCACTGAATGAACAGCAGATTCCCGGGATGGCAGGCCGTGACAATATGCAGATCGATTTCTATACAGACAATGGAATAGAGTATATGACGGTAGCAGGCAGTTTGTACGTTAGTGAACAAGCGGTCACAGACCTCTATGCAGGCGCAAAGTCATCCGCAACGATCTCAGCAAGCGGCTATGCCAAGTGGTACAGTGTGCCGAAAGCAGCCCAAGGGAAGCTTATGACCGTCAAGTTACCTGCGAACAGCTCCTTTGCGGTATATGATCAAGCCGGAATCTGTGTGAACCACACCGTGGTCAGCGGGAAGAATCAGGTCCTGCTGCCAGAGCAGGGTAAGATTGTATTTGCAGGCGGGGCGGGTGCAAAGTTCCAGATTACACTTAAGAAGTAA
- a CDS encoding DUF3502 domain-containing protein produces MNKKKAMTLMSSILMISLLSACGGGNGNAGGNAAEPKASAAATEATGTNAQPAKDAGAVDTSQPVTLKMIFVGPKPVDYDQVFGEINKKLKEKINATLEAEFLDWSDWAQKYPLKLAANEDFDLIYAANWAGYNDQALKGGFLELTNEMLEKYAPMTWKAMPEVAWGQAKVNGKLYMVPQNRGETVEKLILYREDLRKKYNLPEINSPETYANYLKTISGKEKGVTPFVPETGDWKLHNLDRILLKQQNEWNLFDLDLPMGFKLDDPAGKVFNLYETPEFKELVYYYKDLAENNAWSKSALNSKLDHQQEFKAGKAASITHNLGTLGALMTDMREKNSPYELALADINPDKKKSVAVSTQNGVAIHSTSKHPERALMMIDLLQNDKELHDLIMNGITAVHYNPVGEDKFTNAEKNANYTGFSNWGFNSPLNRDNASFPDEANALTDKWEGEVYHYPLETFVFDNSKVKTEVANVGNVMLQYGIPLEYGTVKDVDAGLAKLQQQVKAAGIDTIIAEVQRQIDEFLANSGQ; encoded by the coding sequence GTGAATAAGAAAAAAGCGATGACACTGATGTCCAGTATCCTGATGATCTCTCTGCTTAGCGCGTGCGGAGGCGGCAACGGGAATGCCGGTGGAAACGCAGCGGAGCCGAAGGCCTCAGCCGCAGCAACGGAAGCAACAGGAACAAACGCCCAGCCAGCCAAGGATGCCGGTGCAGTGGATACATCCCAACCTGTTACCCTGAAGATGATCTTCGTAGGTCCGAAGCCGGTTGATTATGATCAGGTATTCGGAGAGATCAATAAGAAGCTGAAGGAGAAAATCAACGCCACACTGGAAGCTGAATTCCTGGACTGGTCCGACTGGGCGCAGAAATATCCGCTGAAGCTGGCGGCTAACGAGGACTTCGATCTGATCTATGCCGCCAACTGGGCAGGCTATAACGACCAGGCACTCAAAGGCGGGTTCCTGGAGCTGACGAACGAGATGCTGGAGAAATATGCACCGATGACCTGGAAGGCAATGCCTGAGGTAGCCTGGGGTCAGGCGAAGGTAAACGGAAAGCTGTATATGGTGCCTCAGAACCGTGGCGAAACCGTGGAGAAGCTGATTCTGTACCGCGAAGACCTGCGCAAAAAATATAATCTGCCGGAGATCAACAGTCCGGAGACATACGCCAACTATCTCAAGACTATATCCGGTAAAGAGAAGGGGGTTACCCCATTCGTACCGGAGACCGGTGACTGGAAGCTGCATAATCTGGACCGGATCCTGCTCAAGCAGCAGAACGAATGGAATCTGTTCGACCTCGATCTGCCGATGGGCTTCAAGCTGGATGATCCGGCGGGTAAAGTGTTCAACTTATATGAGACTCCTGAATTCAAGGAGCTTGTCTACTATTATAAAGATCTGGCCGAGAATAACGCCTGGTCGAAGAGCGCACTGAACAGCAAGCTGGATCATCAGCAGGAATTCAAGGCAGGCAAGGCAGCCTCCATCACCCACAATCTGGGTACGCTGGGCGCCTTGATGACCGATATGCGGGAGAAGAACTCCCCGTATGAGCTGGCCCTGGCCGATATTAACCCGGATAAGAAAAAATCCGTTGCCGTCTCTACACAGAACGGCGTAGCGATTCACTCCACTTCCAAGCACCCTGAACGGGCGCTGATGATGATCGATCTGCTCCAGAACGACAAGGAGCTGCATGATCTGATCATGAACGGCATCACGGCTGTGCATTATAATCCGGTTGGCGAAGATAAATTCACGAACGCCGAGAAGAATGCCAACTACACCGGCTTTTCCAACTGGGGCTTCAACTCCCCGCTGAACCGGGACAATGCTTCCTTCCCGGATGAAGCGAACGCCTTGACTGACAAATGGGAAGGTGAGGTCTATCACTACCCGCTGGAGACCTTCGTCTTCGATAACAGCAAGGTGAAGACCGAAGTCGCCAACGTCGGCAATGTCATGCTGCAATACGGCATTCCGCTGGAATACGGAACGGTGAAGGATGTAGACGCAGGTCTGGCTAAGCTCCAGCAGCAGGTTAAGGCAGCCGGGATTGATACCATCATCGCAGAGGTGCAGCGTCAAATTGATGAGTTCCTGGCGAACTCAGGCCAATAA
- a CDS encoding iron-sulfur cluster assembly accessory protein: MKVKINRNAAKVLKDMLNSPEAEGKKIRVVITQNHGDHGHYDVALDIPTEHDEVVATDKDIEILLDTREPLLDGVWIQYFYVPQEGFFITNPSTGFLEK, from the coding sequence ATGAAAGTAAAAATTAACCGCAATGCAGCTAAAGTTCTAAAAGATATGCTGAACAGCCCGGAAGCGGAAGGCAAGAAAATCCGCGTGGTCATCACCCAGAATCATGGAGATCACGGACACTATGATGTAGCGCTGGATATCCCCACAGAGCACGATGAAGTAGTTGCTACAGACAAGGATATCGAGATTCTGCTGGATACCCGCGAACCGCTGCTTGACGGCGTATGGATTCAGTATTTCTATGTGCCGCAGGAAGGCTTCTTCATCACCAATCCGTCTACCGGGTTCCTGGAGAAATAA
- a CDS encoding Crp/Fnr family transcriptional regulator, with protein sequence MNKIQNTVLFKGFQGSEVQQALGCLQGTIKDFGRRDFIFKQEEYLEAAGIILEGNVLLCKENSSGTRFIFSELADGEIIGETALRQEQEPSGYEAIAGSACRILFIRMNNIIRPGQTTCILRGRIIENMLALLLENNRSMYQKLDLVSHKSLRERIIHYLSIQARKNNSPAFEIPFGRSDLADYLTVDRSALSRELQRMAQDGLIRFTRNQFELLAVDYELRW encoded by the coding sequence ATGAACAAAATTCAAAATACAGTCCTGTTCAAAGGATTTCAGGGCAGTGAGGTGCAGCAGGCGCTCGGTTGTCTTCAGGGGACGATTAAGGATTTCGGCAGGAGGGATTTCATCTTCAAGCAGGAGGAATACCTGGAGGCGGCGGGCATCATTCTGGAGGGGAATGTCCTGCTCTGCAAGGAGAACAGCTCTGGCACACGCTTCATCTTCTCAGAGCTTGCGGATGGGGAGATTATTGGGGAGACAGCGCTTCGTCAAGAGCAGGAGCCCAGCGGTTATGAGGCGATAGCCGGGTCGGCATGCCGGATTCTGTTCATCCGAATGAACAATATTATCCGTCCGGGGCAAACGACCTGCATTCTTCGCGGACGGATTATAGAGAATATGCTGGCCCTGCTGCTGGAGAATAACCGCTCGATGTATCAGAAGCTTGATCTGGTCTCCCACAAATCGCTGCGGGAGCGGATCATTCACTACCTGAGCATTCAGGCCCGTAAAAACAATTCGCCCGCCTTCGAAATCCCGTTCGGCAGAAGTGACCTGGCGGATTATCTGACGGTGGACAGAAGCGCCTTATCAAGGGAGCTGCAGCGGATGGCGCAGGACGGGCTGATCCGGTTCACGCGGAATCAATTTGAACTGCTTGCGGTAGACTATGAGCTAAGGTGGTGA
- a CDS encoding cupin domain-containing protein — protein MSEIKEGTIVHFNHMISIRPNQISSRTLHFPEGAAATAEAPDWVLYGMDTGESISSETSPRSKIIHVLEGELHMLIADQSCALTAGAAVVVQTGTWHEFTAQSSCKFLQISI, from the coding sequence ATGAGTGAAATCAAAGAAGGAACGATCGTTCACTTCAATCACATGATCAGTATACGGCCTAATCAGATTTCCAGCAGAACACTTCACTTCCCTGAAGGAGCTGCCGCCACTGCGGAAGCCCCGGATTGGGTGCTATACGGCATGGACACCGGCGAATCCATCAGCTCAGAGACCTCGCCCAGATCCAAGATCATCCACGTTCTGGAGGGGGAACTGCACATGCTTATCGCTGACCAGTCCTGTGCATTAACCGCCGGAGCAGCAGTCGTCGTACAGACCGGCACTTGGCATGAGTTCACCGCACAGAGCAGCTGCAAATTCCTGCAAATCAGCATTTAA
- a CDS encoding cupin domain-containing protein, which produces MEQEQEQFIKRLPHAEVMDLRKIITVEQEQVSSLTLVQRQNLAMTLISVDTGSSIGGHSSPGDAMVNILSGEARITIDDKPYIVRAGETLILPANIPHALYAIEAFQMLLIVVKPEKKGLRHVEKGSRS; this is translated from the coding sequence ATGGAACAAGAACAAGAGCAATTTATTAAAAGACTCCCGCATGCGGAGGTTATGGATCTGCGCAAAATCATTACCGTTGAGCAGGAGCAAGTGTCCAGCCTGACCCTGGTCCAGCGGCAGAACCTTGCCATGACTCTGATCTCAGTAGATACAGGTTCATCGATTGGCGGGCACTCCTCTCCCGGCGACGCCATGGTCAATATTCTGTCAGGTGAAGCGCGGATTACCATTGACGATAAGCCCTATATAGTGCGCGCTGGGGAGACTCTTATTTTGCCTGCCAATATTCCCCACGCGTTATATGCAATAGAAGCCTTCCAAATGCTGTTAATCGTTGTGAAGCCTGAGAAGAAAGGGTTGAGACATGTTGAAAAAGGAAGTCGGTCATAA
- a CDS encoding class I SAM-dependent methyltransferase: MKKEVGHNFLAKLGKKRLRPGGVAATNWLIRQAKLSKDSRVLEVACNMCTTSIQLAREYHCQITGIDMDPRALAKAEQNIRDAKLERYINVRQANAMKLPFEDNSFDVVINEAMLTMLNQAAKQKAVAEYFRVLKPGGVLLTHDITFAKENMAEELAELRKTIHVNVEPLPVADWEGLFNTTGFKLVEHATGSMSLMSITGMIRDEGVAGTLRIFKNALKKENRAQFKKMYTFFNTTGKDLNYIAVCSSKND, translated from the coding sequence TTGAAAAAGGAAGTCGGTCATAATTTCCTTGCCAAGCTTGGTAAAAAACGGCTGCGTCCCGGCGGTGTCGCTGCTACGAACTGGTTAATCCGGCAAGCGAAGCTGAGTAAGGACAGCCGGGTACTGGAGGTAGCCTGTAACATGTGCACTACCTCTATCCAGCTTGCGCGGGAGTACCATTGCCAGATTACCGGAATCGACATGGACCCCAGGGCGCTTGCGAAGGCGGAGCAGAACATCAGAGACGCGAAGCTGGAGAGATATATTAATGTCAGACAAGCGAATGCGATGAAGCTCCCTTTTGAGGATAACAGCTTCGATGTCGTCATTAATGAAGCCATGCTGACGATGCTGAACCAGGCGGCGAAGCAAAAAGCGGTAGCTGAATACTTCCGTGTCCTCAAGCCGGGCGGTGTGCTGCTTACGCATGACATCACTTTTGCAAAGGAGAATATGGCGGAGGAGCTGGCCGAGCTGCGGAAGACCATTCATGTGAACGTAGAACCGCTGCCTGTAGCAGACTGGGAAGGCCTGTTCAACACGACCGGCTTCAAGCTGGTTGAGCATGCAACCGGATCGATGTCGCTGATGAGCATTACGGGGATGATCCGGGATGAAGGGGTCGCCGGTACGCTGCGTATTTTCAAGAATGCCCTCAAAAAGGAAAACCGCGCGCAGTTCAAAAAAATGTATACCTTTTTCAACACCACAGGCAAGGATCTCAATTATATCGCAGTATGCAGCAGCAAAAATGATTAA
- a CDS encoding 6-phospho-beta-glucosidase gives MNNNVNAKVSNRSFPENFLWGGATAANQLEGGFDAGGKGLSTADVMTAGTHTVSRRITPVLEAGANYPSHEAVDFYHRYEEDIALFAEMGFKVFRMSIAWSRIFPNGDDAVPSEEGLQFYDRVFAELAKHGIEPLVTISHYEAPYHLAEAYNGWADRRTIDFYVRYCEVIFNRYKHKVKYWLTFNEINILTMPFGTFMAGAMKPEGNAELSASAQTENEQLRYQALHHQFIASARAVKLGHEIHKDFQIGCMIAYMCSYPLTCNPEDVLLAQQKDNLSNFLCSDVQVRGAYPGFALRYFREKQIELQMEEGDGQILKEGCVDFYTFSYYSSTCVSAAPDQESIGGNMSLGLKNPYLKASAWEWQIDPQGLRWSLNNIYNRYGLPMMVVENGLGAVDTVEADGSIKDDYRIEYLREHIRAMGEALADGVNLIGYTSWGCIDLVSAGTGEMKKRYGFIYVDKDNEGKGTLDRSRKDSFFWYQRVIASNGAELE, from the coding sequence ATGAATAACAACGTGAATGCGAAGGTGAGCAACAGAAGTTTTCCGGAAAATTTTCTGTGGGGCGGCGCAACGGCTGCGAATCAGCTTGAAGGCGGATTCGATGCGGGAGGCAAGGGGTTAAGCACGGCGGATGTCATGACCGCCGGAACGCATACGGTCTCCCGGAGAATTACTCCGGTGCTGGAAGCCGGAGCTAATTATCCGAGCCATGAGGCCGTTGATTTCTATCACCGGTATGAGGAGGATATCGCGCTGTTCGCCGAGATGGGCTTCAAGGTGTTCCGCATGTCCATCGCCTGGTCACGGATATTCCCGAACGGGGATGATGCCGTGCCAAGCGAAGAAGGGCTGCAGTTCTATGACCGGGTGTTTGCCGAGCTGGCCAAGCACGGGATCGAACCGCTGGTGACGATCTCCCATTATGAAGCGCCTTACCATCTGGCCGAAGCGTACAACGGATGGGCGGACCGCAGAACAATTGATTTCTATGTCCGTTACTGCGAGGTGATTTTTAACCGGTATAAGCATAAAGTGAAGTATTGGCTGACCTTCAATGAGATCAACATCCTTACGATGCCTTTCGGGACCTTCATGGCCGGGGCGATGAAGCCTGAGGGAAATGCCGAGCTGAGTGCATCCGCGCAAACTGAGAATGAGCAGCTAAGATACCAGGCACTCCATCATCAGTTCATCGCCAGTGCCAGAGCCGTGAAGCTGGGACATGAGATTCATAAGGATTTTCAGATCGGCTGTATGATTGCCTATATGTGCTCTTACCCACTGACCTGTAATCCCGAGGATGTGCTGCTGGCCCAGCAGAAGGATAATCTGAGTAATTTCCTCTGCTCCGATGTTCAGGTAAGAGGCGCTTATCCGGGCTTCGCGCTGCGATACTTCCGGGAGAAGCAGATTGAGCTGCAGATGGAGGAGGGTGACGGGCAGATTCTTAAGGAAGGCTGTGTAGACTTCTACACCTTCAGCTACTATTCATCCACCTGCGTAAGCGCAGCTCCGGATCAGGAGTCGATTGGCGGCAATATGTCGCTGGGTCTGAAGAACCCTTATCTGAAGGCAAGCGCATGGGAATGGCAGATTGACCCGCAAGGCCTGCGGTGGTCACTGAATAATATCTACAACCGGTATGGCCTGCCGATGATGGTGGTGGAGAACGGCCTTGGCGCAGTAGATACCGTAGAAGCAGACGGGTCAATCAAGGACGATTACCGGATCGAATATCTGCGGGAACATATCCGGGCGATGGGGGAGGCGCTGGCTGACGGCGTGAATTTAATCGGATACACCTCCTGGGGCTGCATCGATCTGGTCAGTGCAGGTACCGGAGAGATGAAGAAGCGTTACGGCTTCATCTATGTGGATAAGGATAACGAGGGCAAGGGGACGCTGGACCGGTCTCGCAAAGACAGCTTTTTCTGGTATCAAAGGGTAATCGCCAGTAACGGAGCTGAGCTGGAGTAA
- a CDS encoding beta-glucoside-specific PTS transporter subunit IIABC codes for MKYEALAKDIIKHVGGKENINGLSHCVTRLRFKLKNEAVANTDVLKNMDGIVTVIQSGGQYQVVIGNHVSEVYAQVMTAGGLQEGGSEAASGERMGLFNSFIDMISGVFSPTLGVLAATGMIKGFTALFLTVGLLTKESGTYQILNALGDCLFYFFPIFLGYTSAKKFGANIFIGMAIGATLVYPSFGTITAAGEPLYTLFSGTIFESPVYITFLGIPVILMSYTSSVIPIIISTYIGSKLEAFFRKVTPSVVRTFLVPFFTLLVTVPLALIAIGPVSTWAGQLLGQGTLFLYNLSPVIEGLLVGAFWQVFVIFGLHWGLVPIALNNMAVLKSDPILAASFGASFAQTGAVLAIMLRTKNAKLKSLSIPAIISGIFGVTEPAIYGITLPRKKPFILSCVAAAVGGGIVGLMGTKGYILGGLGIFGIPSYISPDGMDKGFYGAIAAIVISFILGFILVFFSGFKDEEAADSKSGGTARSVLVKQETVGSPLKGQIRALSELTDEAFSTGAMGKGIAIEPLEGKVYSPVDGVLTTLFASGHAIGITSDNGVDILIHVGKDTVKLKGKHFTPRAKQGDTVTKGQLLMEFDVAAIREAGYTLTTPVIISNSGEYLDVIETDKKSVDYRENLLTVMI; via the coding sequence ATGAAATATGAGGCACTAGCCAAGGATATTATCAAGCATGTCGGCGGCAAGGAGAATATCAACGGACTTAGCCATTGCGTGACCCGTCTGCGCTTCAAGCTGAAGAATGAGGCGGTGGCGAATACAGATGTACTAAAAAATATGGACGGCATTGTAACGGTGATTCAGAGCGGCGGCCAGTACCAGGTCGTGATCGGCAATCATGTATCTGAGGTCTATGCGCAGGTGATGACCGCGGGCGGTTTACAGGAAGGCGGATCAGAGGCAGCCTCCGGTGAGCGCATGGGTCTGTTCAACAGCTTCATCGACATGATCTCCGGCGTATTCTCGCCGACTCTTGGCGTACTGGCCGCAACCGGGATGATCAAGGGCTTCACCGCCCTGTTCCTGACCGTAGGACTTCTCACCAAAGAGTCGGGGACCTACCAGATTCTGAATGCGCTCGGGGATTGCCTGTTCTACTTCTTCCCGATCTTCCTGGGGTATACCTCGGCCAAGAAATTCGGAGCCAACATCTTTATCGGGATGGCAATAGGCGCTACGCTGGTGTACCCGTCCTTTGGCACCATCACGGCGGCGGGCGAACCGTTGTACACGCTTTTTAGCGGAACGATCTTTGAATCGCCTGTGTACATTACCTTCCTGGGGATTCCGGTCATCCTGATGTCCTATACCTCCAGCGTCATTCCGATCATCATCTCGACTTATATTGGCTCCAAGCTGGAAGCCTTCTTCCGAAAAGTGACGCCGAGCGTGGTACGTACCTTCCTCGTCCCGTTCTTTACCCTGCTGGTCACCGTCCCGCTGGCGCTGATTGCCATCGGTCCGGTCTCCACCTGGGCGGGACAGCTGCTGGGGCAGGGAACCCTGTTCCTCTACAATCTCAGTCCGGTTATTGAAGGGCTGCTGGTAGGCGCGTTCTGGCAGGTCTTCGTCATCTTCGGGCTGCACTGGGGTCTGGTGCCGATTGCTCTCAATAACATGGCTGTACTGAAATCTGATCCGATTCTGGCGGCTTCCTTCGGCGCTTCGTTTGCCCAGACCGGTGCTGTGCTGGCGATTATGCTGCGGACCAAGAACGCCAAGCTGAAGTCATTGTCGATTCCGGCCATTATCTCCGGTATCTTCGGAGTTACGGAGCCTGCCATTTACGGAATTACACTGCCGCGCAAGAAGCCGTTCATCTTAAGCTGTGTTGCGGCGGCGGTCGGCGGCGGTATCGTCGGTCTAATGGGCACCAAAGGTTATATTCTCGGCGGTCTGGGAATCTTCGGTATCCCAAGCTACATCAGTCCTGACGGGATGGATAAAGGCTTCTACGGCGCGATTGCCGCCATTGTGATCAGCTTCATTCTCGGGTTCATTCTTGTCTTCTTCTCCGGGTTCAAGGATGAAGAAGCGGCGGACAGCAAAAGCGGGGGGACTGCCCGGAGCGTTCTGGTGAAGCAGGAGACGGTGGGAAGTCCGCTGAAGGGTCAGATCAGAGCCTTGTCGGAGCTGACCGACGAAGCCTTCTCTACAGGCGCAATGGGCAAAGGCATAGCGATTGAACCGCTGGAAGGCAAGGTGTACTCTCCGGTTGACGGGGTACTGACTACCTTGTTTGCCTCCGGCCATGCAATCGGCATTACCAGTGATAACGGGGTCGATATTCTGATTCATGTCGGCAAGGACACGGTCAAATTGAAGGGCAAACATTTCACCCCCCGGGCCAAGCAAGGCGATACCGTCACCAAAGGCCAACTGCTCATGGAGTTCGATGTTGCCGCAATCAGAGAGGCGGGCTATACGCTGACCACGCCTGTGATCATCTCCAATTCCGGTGAGTATCTGGATGTCATTGAGACGGATAAGAAGAGTGTCGATTACCGGGAGAATCTGCTGACCGTCATGATCTAA
- the licT gene encoding BglG family transcription antiterminator LicT, whose translation MIIEKIFNNNAIIAKDSGKDELVVMGRGIGFKKSPGDPVDVSLIEKTFVLKRNDASEKFKALMADAPAEYVALSYDIIEYAKQTLKARLSDYIYVTLTDHLTHALRLHEQGIRNDNPLLWEIQRCYPREYAIGHHAMGMIEQVTRIRLPEDEAGNIALHLINAQMNSSGNKIADLTRQTQQIDDILNIVKYSYNNEIDESTVSYERFITHLRYFFQRSRKQESEESVDDFLLKQVKMKYRKAHHCVLKIEKYLDQKLRDEEILYLTIHIQRVTQRQTE comes from the coding sequence TTGATTATCGAGAAGATTTTCAATAACAATGCCATTATTGCCAAGGATTCAGGTAAGGATGAATTGGTTGTTATGGGACGCGGCATCGGCTTCAAGAAGAGTCCGGGTGATCCGGTGGATGTCTCTCTGATCGAGAAGACATTTGTCCTGAAGCGAAATGACGCGTCCGAGAAATTCAAGGCCTTAATGGCGGATGCCCCCGCCGAATATGTGGCCTTAAGCTATGACATTATCGAGTATGCCAAGCAGACGCTGAAGGCCCGGCTGAGCGATTATATCTATGTGACCTTGACGGATCATTTGACTCATGCGCTAAGGCTACATGAGCAGGGCATCCGCAACGACAATCCGCTTCTTTGGGAGATTCAGCGCTGTTACCCGAGGGAGTACGCTATCGGGCATCATGCCATGGGAATGATTGAGCAGGTTACCCGTATCCGCCTGCCGGAGGATGAGGCCGGGAACATTGCACTCCATCTGATCAATGCACAAATGAACAGCTCGGGTAACAAGATTGCGGATCTTACCAGGCAGACTCAGCAGATTGATGACATCCTCAATATTGTTAAGTATTCCTATAACAACGAAATTGATGAGAGTACCGTCAGCTATGAGCGGTTCATCACCCATCTGCGGTATTTCTTCCAGCGTTCGCGTAAGCAGGAGTCTGAGGAGTCTGTGGACGATTTTCTGCTCAAGCAGGTGAAGATGAAATACAGGAAAGCCCATCATTGTGTACTCAAAATTGAGAAGTATCTGGACCAGAAGCTCCGGGATGAAGAAATCCTGTATCTGACAATTCACATTCAGCGGGTAACACAAAGACAAACTGAATAA